A single region of the Plantactinospora soyae genome encodes:
- a CDS encoding glucosyl-3-phosphoglycerate synthase codes for MRHVKATVSPVVEAWTTYRTGNAAQWTTRRLSKAKGETTVSVVIPARNEEATVGAIVDTLRRHLIEKTPLIDELIVVDSRSTDATAAVAAAAGARVVGQDEMTRGLPRLEGKGDALWSGLAAATGDVVAFIDADLRRFSPRFLTGLIGPLLTDPTVAFVKGFYHRPLVGAAGVEPDGGGRVTELMARPLLNMFWPELAGFVQPLAGEYAARRDVLEQIPFVSGYGVEIAMLIDLLDLVGLDALAQVDLGERFHRHQDTEALGRMSAQILYTVWSRLHRRGLVAEPVPPAAALTQFRRGGDQVLPNLDRQIEVTDISVAERPPLTTVARQMRAARSRARRLAVTGA; via the coding sequence GTGCGGCATGTGAAAGCGACCGTCTCACCCGTGGTAGAGGCGTGGACTACGTACCGGACCGGCAATGCGGCCCAGTGGACGACGCGCCGACTGTCGAAGGCCAAGGGGGAAACGACGGTCAGCGTCGTGATCCCGGCCCGCAACGAAGAGGCGACCGTCGGTGCCATCGTCGACACCCTGCGTCGCCATCTGATCGAGAAGACTCCGCTGATCGACGAGTTGATCGTGGTCGACTCCCGGTCCACCGACGCGACCGCGGCGGTGGCCGCCGCCGCCGGGGCCCGGGTGGTGGGGCAGGACGAGATGACCCGGGGCCTGCCCCGGCTCGAAGGCAAGGGCGACGCGCTCTGGTCCGGCCTGGCCGCCGCCACCGGTGACGTGGTCGCGTTCATCGACGCCGACCTGCGCCGCTTCTCACCCCGGTTCCTCACCGGGCTGATCGGACCACTGCTCACCGATCCGACCGTCGCGTTCGTCAAGGGCTTCTACCACCGGCCGCTCGTCGGTGCCGCCGGAGTGGAACCCGACGGCGGCGGCCGGGTCACCGAACTGATGGCCCGACCACTGCTCAACATGTTCTGGCCGGAACTGGCCGGCTTCGTCCAGCCACTCGCGGGCGAGTACGCCGCCCGCCGCGACGTCCTCGAACAGATCCCGTTCGTCTCCGGGTACGGCGTCGAGATCGCCATGCTGATCGACCTGCTGGACCTGGTCGGGCTGGACGCACTGGCCCAGGTCGACCTCGGTGAGCGGTTCCACCGGCACCAGGACACCGAGGCGCTGGGCCGGATGTCGGCGCAGATCCTCTACACCGTCTGGTCCCGGCTGCACCGCCGGGGTCTGGTGGCCGAACCGGTGCCCCCCGCCGCCGCACTGACCCAGTTCCGGCGCGGCGGCGACCAGGTGCTGCCCAACCTGGACCGGCAGATCGAGGTCACCGACATCTCGGTCGCCGAACGCCCGCCACTGACGACGGTGGCCCGGCAGATGCGGGCCGCCCGGAGCAGAGCACGCCGGCTGGCGGTGACCGGCGCATGA
- a CDS encoding FtsK/SpoIIIE domain-containing protein, producing the protein MAATFGRAVAAHRQARAHLDAARYGLAEIQAPADSGEAAGIVDRLRRIGEAVSAEPEPAQFFAGPLPVRLGVATTMDGEFPAVVPLHGGTHLAIDTDARDRRVAALLRTLVVRLLAAAPAGSVRVSVLDAAALGATFLPLRALVDAGALPPPATTEAEIAARLDEAERHARAAQQATTGTPELLLLVAASLPDGRDLARLAALTHAGPTAGVCVIAAGYPPRSAGLTPPPLGGTTGVRLDHQGYAWIGDPPGHPFSSDGSGLAAPVRLDGDPPAGGVAALADRLGEVHRRESTLDFTDLLPARPWAESSGNGLRAVIGRSGREPVICAFDDQTPHWLVGGRTGAGKTVFLLDVLYGLAARYSPDELSLYLLDFKEGVSFTEFVPTGRDPSWIPHARAVGIESDREYGVAVLRELRRELNRRASALKRHGVTKLSDLPRDKPVPRIVAVIDEFHVLFAGNDAVAREAVTLLEELARKGRSYGIHLVLASQSMTGIEALYGKTDSIFGQFPLRVALPGGGGVLDTLNDAAGALPIGSAIINPAAGLAAANSVVRFPDAHASAAEVAQLRHELWQARKPGSRPPAVFKGYESAHVEDDPTYRGLVPGGRRPLALVGRTVDVDLTSALFPLDATPGRHLAVVGTSPVGASVLHAATISLARQHPPGSARFLIAPLVAVADEIADATMAELAEAGHPVSRLDAAGLRDELRKLSGQPADGPGRTFLVGYGMDGASGILSARDENYKSGLDDLQAVLRQGPAYGVHLLGWWRGLRRLSDDIGGSSNRDDIACLVALNVPGGELGMYLGVTDLAYTPRANRALLVDRHDQRTRLIVPFVRPGYEEDDEGH; encoded by the coding sequence CTGGCAGCCACGTTCGGGCGGGCGGTCGCCGCACACCGGCAGGCCCGGGCGCATCTCGACGCGGCCCGGTACGGGCTGGCCGAGATCCAGGCCCCGGCGGACTCCGGCGAGGCCGCCGGCATCGTGGACCGGCTGCGCCGGATCGGCGAGGCGGTCAGCGCCGAACCCGAGCCAGCCCAGTTCTTCGCCGGCCCGCTGCCGGTCCGGCTCGGGGTGGCGACCACCATGGACGGCGAGTTCCCGGCCGTCGTACCGCTGCACGGCGGGACCCACCTGGCGATCGACACCGACGCCCGGGACCGGCGGGTCGCCGCGCTGCTGCGTACCCTGGTGGTGCGGTTGCTGGCCGCCGCGCCGGCCGGTTCGGTCCGGGTGTCGGTACTGGACGCCGCCGCGCTCGGGGCCACCTTCCTGCCGCTGCGGGCGCTGGTCGACGCCGGGGCGCTCCCGCCGCCGGCCACCACCGAGGCCGAGATCGCCGCCCGGCTCGACGAGGCCGAACGGCACGCCCGCGCCGCCCAGCAGGCCACCACCGGTACGCCGGAACTGCTGCTCCTGGTCGCCGCCTCGCTGCCGGACGGCCGGGACCTCGCCCGGCTCGCCGCGCTCACCCACGCCGGGCCGACCGCCGGGGTCTGCGTGATCGCCGCCGGCTATCCGCCCCGGTCCGCCGGGCTCACCCCGCCGCCGCTGGGTGGCACCACCGGAGTCCGGCTGGACCATCAGGGGTACGCCTGGATCGGCGACCCGCCCGGCCACCCGTTCAGCTCCGACGGCTCCGGCCTGGCCGCTCCGGTACGCCTGGACGGTGATCCCCCGGCCGGCGGGGTCGCGGCGCTGGCCGACCGGCTCGGCGAGGTGCACCGGCGTGAGTCGACACTCGACTTCACCGACCTGTTGCCGGCCCGCCCCTGGGCGGAGTCGTCCGGCAACGGCCTGCGCGCCGTGATCGGCCGATCAGGCCGGGAGCCGGTGATCTGCGCCTTCGACGACCAGACCCCGCACTGGCTGGTCGGTGGCCGGACCGGTGCCGGCAAGACCGTCTTCCTGCTCGACGTCCTCTACGGACTCGCCGCCCGGTACTCCCCGGACGAACTCTCGCTCTACCTGCTCGACTTCAAGGAGGGCGTCAGCTTCACCGAGTTCGTGCCGACCGGCCGCGACCCGTCGTGGATCCCGCACGCCCGCGCGGTCGGCATCGAATCCGACCGGGAGTACGGCGTGGCGGTGCTCCGCGAACTGCGCCGAGAACTGAACCGGCGCGCCTCGGCGCTGAAGCGGCACGGCGTGACGAAGCTGTCCGACCTGCCCCGGGACAAGCCGGTACCCCGGATCGTGGCGGTGATCGACGAGTTCCACGTCCTCTTCGCCGGCAACGACGCGGTGGCCCGGGAGGCCGTCACCCTGTTGGAGGAGCTGGCCCGCAAGGGCCGGTCGTACGGCATCCACCTCGTACTGGCCAGCCAGAGCATGACCGGGATCGAGGCGCTGTACGGCAAGACCGACTCGATCTTCGGGCAGTTCCCGCTCCGGGTCGCCCTGCCTGGCGGCGGGGGAGTGCTGGACACGCTCAACGACGCCGCCGGGGCGCTGCCGATCGGCTCGGCGATCATCAACCCGGCCGCCGGGCTGGCCGCCGCGAACAGCGTGGTCCGGTTCCCGGACGCGCACGCCAGCGCCGCCGAGGTCGCCCAGCTCCGGCACGAGCTGTGGCAGGCCCGCAAGCCGGGCTCACGCCCACCGGCGGTCTTCAAGGGGTACGAGTCGGCGCACGTCGAAGACGATCCGACGTACCGGGGACTGGTCCCCGGCGGACGGCGGCCGTTGGCGCTGGTCGGCCGTACCGTCGACGTCGACCTGACCTCGGCACTCTTCCCGCTGGACGCCACCCCCGGGCGGCACCTGGCGGTGGTCGGCACCTCGCCGGTCGGGGCGAGCGTGCTGCACGCCGCCACCATCAGCCTGGCCCGGCAGCATCCGCCGGGCAGCGCCCGGTTCCTGATCGCCCCGCTGGTCGCCGTCGCGGACGAGATCGCCGACGCGACGATGGCAGAGTTGGCCGAGGCGGGGCATCCGGTCAGCCGGCTCGACGCCGCCGGGCTCCGCGACGAACTGCGCAAACTCTCCGGCCAACCGGCCGACGGACCGGGCCGGACCTTCCTCGTCGGGTACGGCATGGACGGTGCCAGCGGCATCCTCAGCGCCCGGGACGAGAACTACAAGTCGGGGCTGGACGACCTACAGGCGGTGCTCCGGCAGGGCCCCGCGTACGGGGTGCACCTGCTCGGCTGGTGGCGGGGGCTGCGCCGGCTCTCCGACGACATCGGCGGGTCCAGCAACCGTGACGACATCGCCTGCCTGGTGGCCCTGAACGTGCCCGGTGGCGAGCTGGGAATGTACCTCGGGGTGACCGATCTCGCGTACACCCCGAGGGCGAACCGGGCGTTGCTGGTGGACCGGCACGACCAGCGGACCCGGCTGATCGTGCCGTTCGTCCGGCCCGGCTACGAAGAGGACGACGAGGGGCACTGA
- a CDS encoding Gfo/Idh/MocA family protein, which translates to MKVCRVGLVGAGNVAQRHARVLAGFADTRIVGVTDVVAESAGRLAESCGARRFPDVAALLTADLDAVYVCVPPFAHGATEEAVLDAGLPLFVEKPIAADRETALRIARRLAPTPEPEAEPRAEPAIGRPRVLTAVGHHWRYLAVVEEARRILADRAIRLVSGAWLDKVPPVGWWPRRESSGGPVVEQASHVLDLARHLAGEVDEVWAVGNGSPPPVDGADVDGATAATLRFASGAVGTLSATCTLGWKHRAGLEVYADGLALAVGETGLLVRDGENEWQIPGDPEAARVAVDRAFVDAVRGVGDDIRVPYAEAYRTHLLALAVAESAATGQGVRVPAGTVAEAAWTERAGV; encoded by the coding sequence ATGAAGGTGTGTCGGGTCGGGCTGGTCGGGGCCGGCAATGTGGCGCAACGCCATGCCCGGGTGCTGGCAGGATTTGCCGACACACGGATCGTCGGGGTCACGGACGTCGTGGCGGAGTCGGCCGGGCGACTGGCCGAGTCGTGTGGGGCGCGGAGGTTTCCGGACGTCGCAGCCCTGCTCACGGCGGACCTGGACGCAGTGTACGTCTGCGTGCCGCCGTTCGCGCACGGTGCCACCGAGGAGGCGGTGCTCGACGCCGGGCTGCCGCTGTTCGTGGAGAAGCCGATCGCGGCGGACCGGGAGACCGCGCTGCGGATCGCCCGGCGTCTGGCGCCGACGCCGGAGCCGGAGGCGGAGCCACGAGCGGAACCGGCCATCGGGCGACCGAGGGTGCTGACCGCCGTCGGGCACCACTGGCGCTACCTGGCGGTGGTCGAGGAGGCCCGGCGGATCCTGGCCGACCGGGCGATCCGGCTGGTCAGCGGCGCCTGGCTGGACAAGGTACCGCCGGTCGGCTGGTGGCCGCGCCGGGAGAGCTCCGGCGGCCCGGTGGTGGAACAGGCGTCCCACGTGCTCGATCTCGCCCGGCACCTGGCCGGTGAGGTCGACGAGGTCTGGGCGGTCGGGAACGGCAGCCCGCCACCGGTCGACGGGGCCGACGTCGACGGCGCGACGGCCGCCACCCTCCGGTTCGCCTCCGGCGCGGTGGGCACGCTCAGCGCGACCTGCACGCTCGGCTGGAAGCACCGGGCCGGTCTGGAGGTGTACGCCGACGGCCTGGCGCTCGCCGTCGGCGAGACCGGGCTCCTGGTCCGGGACGGCGAGAACGAATGGCAGATTCCCGGCGATCCGGAGGCGGCCCGGGTGGCCGTCGACCGTGCCTTCGTCGACGCGGTCCGAGGCGTCGGCGACGACATCCGGGTGCCCTACGCCGAGGCGTACCGGACCCATCTGCTGGCGCTGGCCGTCGCCGAGTCGGCCGCCACGGGTCAGGGGGTGCGGGTACCGGCGGGAACGGTGGCCGAGGCGGCGTGGACGGAGCGGGCCGGTGTCTGA
- a CDS encoding glycosyltransferase, which produces MSLTVLINAGPWLPVPPNGYGGIENIIAALVPELRRLDVRVVLATVGSSELPVDERLAIFPDGQFQSLQRPYNQSCGVVQAHLHAVVRALRERDDIDLVHDHVEAAGLATLAALGPDAPPALHTLHWDLAKHPELYGSFDGGNRVRVNGVSASQLARAPEALREHSVGHVHLATPLATDADRRRPADKGGHVVVLGRINAGKGQDLAARLAHRAGFDLVLAGPVGPYRQPADLAAAEGDPVAGANPDVQFWREHVAPHVDGARVRWIGTVAGRERDDLVASARASLFPLRWAEPGGTAVVESLALGTPAVGLAKGCLPELIDHGDTGLLTDDEEELPDLILAAATRIDPRRCLSTAADRFTPAVMARAYLDLYEHVRKLAV; this is translated from the coding sequence ATGAGCCTGACCGTCCTGATCAACGCGGGACCGTGGCTGCCTGTGCCGCCGAACGGGTACGGCGGAATCGAGAACATCATCGCCGCCCTCGTACCGGAGCTGCGTCGACTCGACGTCCGGGTCGTACTCGCCACCGTCGGCAGCAGCGAACTGCCGGTCGACGAGCGGCTCGCGATCTTTCCCGACGGCCAGTTCCAGAGCCTGCAACGGCCGTACAACCAGAGCTGCGGGGTGGTGCAGGCCCATCTGCACGCCGTCGTACGGGCGCTGCGGGAGCGGGACGACATCGACCTCGTACACGACCATGTCGAGGCGGCCGGCCTGGCCACCCTCGCCGCGCTCGGCCCGGACGCCCCGCCGGCCCTGCACACCCTGCACTGGGACCTGGCCAAACACCCCGAGCTGTACGGCAGCTTCGACGGCGGCAACCGGGTACGGGTCAACGGCGTCTCGGCGTCACAACTCGCCCGTGCCCCCGAGGCACTCCGCGAACACTCGGTCGGGCACGTCCACCTGGCCACCCCACTGGCGACGGACGCGGACCGGCGCCGCCCCGCCGACAAGGGCGGACACGTCGTCGTACTCGGTCGGATCAACGCCGGGAAGGGGCAGGACCTGGCCGCCCGGCTGGCCCACCGGGCCGGCTTCGATCTGGTCCTCGCCGGGCCGGTCGGGCCGTACCGGCAGCCTGCCGACCTGGCCGCCGCTGAGGGTGACCCGGTCGCGGGCGCCAACCCCGACGTCCAGTTCTGGCGGGAACACGTCGCCCCGCACGTCGACGGGGCGCGGGTGCGCTGGATCGGCACCGTCGCCGGGCGGGAGCGCGACGACCTGGTCGCATCCGCCCGCGCGTCACTCTTCCCGCTCCGCTGGGCGGAGCCCGGCGGCACCGCCGTCGTCGAGTCCCTCGCCCTCGGCACCCCAGCCGTCGGACTCGCCAAGGGCTGCCTCCCAGAGTTGATCGACCACGGCGATACCGGCCTGCTCACCGACGACGAGGAGGAACTACCCGACCTCATCCTCGCCGCGGCCACCCGGATCGACCCACGGCGCTGCCTGTCGACGGCCGCCGACCGCTTCACCCCCGCCGTCATGGCCCGCGCCTACCTCGACCTCTACGAGCACGTCCGCAAGCTGGCGGTGTAA
- a CDS encoding zinc-dependent alcohol dehydrogenase, with translation MSDELNVVVTGPGEVVLRATGALPVVDGTFRVETLFSGVSAGTELSYVKGTNPYLSAGWDATLGLFVTGDPDTPYPVERLGYMEVGRVTQSRTPAVTEGTVVAMTYGHRTAYRGDPLVDRVVPVPPDLDPMLGIYVAHMGPICANGLLHAAADLYGSTVRDLSDGVRGRRVAVTGAGVVGLLTALFARRAGAASVVVLDPTAQRRAVAEALGLETLDPADGDPAVVLKTRWRHAADDRGADVVFQCRGQASALQLALRLLRPQGTVIDLAFYQGGAEPVRLGEEFHHNGLSLRCAQIGRVPRGLAPTWDRDRLSAETIALLREYGDELRKHLVSAVVPLDEAPALLTDLAARRRSELQVVLAA, from the coding sequence GTGTCTGACGAGCTGAACGTGGTGGTCACCGGGCCGGGCGAGGTGGTGCTCCGGGCGACCGGGGCACTGCCCGTCGTGGACGGCACCTTCCGGGTGGAGACACTGTTCAGCGGGGTGTCCGCCGGCACCGAACTGAGCTACGTCAAGGGCACCAACCCGTACCTGTCGGCCGGCTGGGACGCCACCCTGGGGCTGTTCGTGACCGGTGACCCGGACACGCCGTACCCGGTGGAGCGGCTCGGGTACATGGAGGTGGGGCGGGTCACCCAGAGTCGTACCCCGGCGGTCACCGAAGGCACGGTGGTGGCGATGACGTACGGGCACCGGACCGCGTACCGGGGCGATCCGCTGGTCGACCGGGTGGTGCCGGTGCCGCCCGACCTCGACCCGATGCTCGGCATCTACGTGGCGCACATGGGTCCGATCTGCGCCAACGGGCTGCTGCACGCCGCCGCCGACCTGTACGGCAGCACAGTGCGGGACCTCTCCGACGGAGTCCGGGGCCGCCGGGTGGCGGTGACCGGGGCGGGAGTGGTCGGGCTGCTCACCGCGCTCTTCGCTCGACGGGCCGGCGCCGCCTCGGTGGTCGTACTCGATCCGACGGCGCAGCGGCGGGCGGTCGCCGAGGCGCTCGGGCTGGAGACCCTCGATCCGGCGGACGGGGATCCGGCGGTGGTGCTGAAGACCCGGTGGCGGCACGCGGCCGACGACCGGGGTGCCGACGTGGTCTTCCAGTGCCGGGGGCAGGCGTCGGCGTTGCAGCTGGCGCTGCGGCTGCTCCGACCGCAGGGCACGGTGATCGACCTCGCCTTCTACCAGGGCGGCGCGGAGCCGGTCCGGCTCGGTGAGGAGTTCCACCACAACGGGCTGTCGCTGCGCTGCGCGCAGATCGGCCGGGTACCCCGGGGGCTGGCCCCGACCTGGGACCGCGACCGCCTGTCGGCCGAGACGATCGCCCTGCTCCGGGAGTACGGCGACGAGCTGCGCAAACACCTCGTCTCGGCGGTGGTCCCGCTCGACGAGGCGCCCGCGTTGCTGACCGACCTGGCCGCCCGCCGACGTTCCGAGTTGCAGGTCGTACTCGCCGCCTGA